Sequence from the Nocardia cyriacigeorgica GUH-2 genome:
CTGTCGATCGGTGCGATCTTCGCGCTCGGCTTCGTGGTCCTGACGCTGCCGACGGGTCTGCTGTTCGGTTACATCGCCAAACGATTCGAGGTGGCCCGATGAGCCGGGAACCGTCGGTTCTGTTCGATGCGCCCGGCCCCGCGGCGCGGGTGCGCAACGTCATCTATTCGGTGATCGTGCTCGCCGTGGTGATCGCGGCGGGCTGGTTCGTCTACCGCGGCTTCGACAACCAGGGCCAGTTCGACGCCGAGAAGTGGAAGCCGTTCCTGGAAGCCGACGTCTGGACGACGTATCTGCTGCCCGGTCTGCGCGGCACCATCGTGGCCGCGATGCTGTCGATCGTCTTCGCGATGGTGCTTGGCATGATCTTCGGTATCGCCCGGCTCTCCGATCACCGGCCAGTGCGGTGGGTGGCGGGCGCGGTCGTCGAGGTCGCGCGCGCGATTCCGGTACTGATCCTGATGATCTTCCTGTTCGCGCTGTACTCCGAATACAACGTGTTCGAGTCGGAGTATCTGGCGCTCGGTGCGGTGGTCACCGCGCTGACCATCTACAACGGGTCGGTCATCGCCGAGATCGTGCGCGCCGGTATCCGCTCGCTGCCCAAGGGGCAGACCGAGGCCGCCGCCGCGCTGGGTATGCGCAAGGGCCAGTTGATGCGGTTGATCCTGCTGCCGCAGGCCATCACCGCCATGCTGCCCGCGCTGATCTCGCAGATGGTGGTGGCGTTGAAGGA
This genomic interval carries:
- a CDS encoding amino acid ABC transporter permease codes for the protein MSREPSVLFDAPGPAARVRNVIYSVIVLAVVIAAGWFVYRGFDNQGQFDAEKWKPFLEADVWTTYLLPGLRGTIVAAMLSIVFAMVLGMIFGIARLSDHRPVRWVAGAVVEVARAIPVLILMIFLFALYSEYNVFESEYLALGAVVTALTIYNGSVIAEIVRAGIRSLPKGQTEAAAALGMRKGQLMRLILLPQAITAMLPALISQMVVALKDSALGYVITYEEVVRNGLQLGAADSNTIPALIVVAIIMIVLNMTLSQVATWLERRLRAGRRKGGGAVVAADSVVTDGAPGVDITKAP